One region of Cydia pomonella isolate Wapato2018A chromosome 9, ilCydPomo1, whole genome shotgun sequence genomic DNA includes:
- the LOC133521357 gene encoding UV excision repair protein RAD23 homolog A: MLVTLKTLQQQTFQVEIDPEETVKALKLKIEVEKGKDYAADHQRLIYAGKILLDHNKLVSYNIDEKKFIVIMVTKPKASEVQASSTSAPEAGESASTESGDNKDKTAAEESPKPTTAAEPEHAAEVPAAVAANEPDFESTVQSIMDMGYNRQQVEQALRASFNNRERAVEYLITGIPEELLQEQDVDEGSDEDPLAFLRDQPQFQQMRAVIQQNPNLLNAVLQQIGQTNPALLQAISQHQQAFVRMLNEPVNPSSGAAAAVEDSTADAPQAQAPNVIQVSPQDKEAIERLKALGFPEDMVIQAYFACEKNENLAANFLLSQNFDD; the protein is encoded by the coding sequence ATGTTGGTGACACTAAAGACTTTGCAACAACAAACGTTTCAAGTCGAGATCGATCCAGAAGAAACCGTCAAAGCACTCAAACTAAAAATTGAAGTTGAAAAAGGTAAAGACTATGCTGCCGATCATCAGAGACTTATCTACGCTGGAAAGATTCTGTTGGACCATAACAAGCTTGTTAGCTATAACATAGACGAAaagaaatttattgttattatggtAACAAAACCTAAAGCGTCTGAAGTTCAAGCGTCATCTACTTCCGCTCCTGAGGCCGGTGAAAGTGCGTCTACAGAAAGTGGTGATAATAAAGACAAAACTGCTGCTGAAGAATCGCCTAAACCTACGACTGCCGCGGAACCCGAACATGCAGCCGAAGTGCCTGCCGCAGTCGCTGCCAATGAGCCTGACTTCGAGTCCACCGTGCAGAGCATCATGGACATGGGATATAACCGACAACAAGTAGAGCAAGCGCTGCGCGCTTCCTTTAATAATCGTGAACGGGCAGTGGAATACTTAATAACAGGTATCCCTGAAGAATTACTTCAGGAGCAAGATGTGGATGAGGGGTCTGATGAAGACCCGTTAGCGTTTCTGCGTGACCAACCACAGTTTCAACAAATGCGAGCTGTTATTCAACAGAATCCTAACTTATTGAATGCTGTGTTACAACAGATTGGTCAGACAAATCCTGCACTGCTGCAAGCTATTAGCCAGCATCAACAGGCCTTTGTTAGAATGTTAAATGAACCTGTTAATCCTAGTTCTGGTGCAGCCGCTGCTGTTGAAGACAGTACTGCAGATGCTCCCCAAGCACAGGCCCCCAACGTCATCCAAGTGTCACCGCAAGACAAAGAGGCAATTGAAAGACTAAAAGCATTAGGTTTTCCGGAAGATATGGTCATTCAAGCATATTTTGCCTGTGAAAAGAATGAAAATCTAGCAGCTAACTTCTTGCTGTCCCAGAATTTTGATGACTAA